One window of the Zea mays cultivar B73 chromosome 3, Zm-B73-REFERENCE-NAM-5.0, whole genome shotgun sequence genome contains the following:
- the LOC100284087 gene encoding DNA repair protein RAD51: protein MGDQSGSRNGPQQKYVSGAQNAWDMFSDELSQKHITTGSGDLNDILGGGIHCKEVTEIGGVPGVGKTQLGIQLAINVQIPVECGGLGGKAVYIDTEGSFMVERVYQIAEGCIRDILEHFPHSHEKSSSVQKQLQPERFLADIYYFRICSYTEQIAVINYMEKFLREHKDVRIVIIDSVTFHFRQDFEDLALRTRVLSGLSLKLMKIAKTYNLAVVLLNQVTTKFTEGSFQLTLALGDSWSHSCTNRLILHWNGNERYAHLDKSPSLPVASAPYAVTGKGIRDAVSSNHKRARVT from the exons ATGGGAGATCAATCTG GCTCTAGAAATGGACCACAACAGAAGTACGTTTCAGGAGCCCAGAATGCCTGGGATATGTTCTCTGATGAGCTGTCACAGAAACACATCACTACTGGTTCTGGTGACCTCAATGACATACTTGGTGGCGGGATTCACTGCAAAGAAGTTACTGAGATCG GTGGCGTCCCAGGGGTTGGTAAAACTCAACTGGG GATTCAACTAGCAATCAATGTACAAATCCCAGTGGAATGTGGTGGCCTTGGTGGGAAAGCAGTTTATATAG ATACAGAGGGCAGTTTCATGGTTGAACGTGTCTACCAGATTGCTGAAGGGTGTATTAGGGACATACTGGAGCACTTTCCGCACAGCCATGAGAAGTCCTCTTCTGTCCAAAAACAATTACAGCCTGAGCGTTTCCTGGCGGATATCTATTACTTCCGGATATGCAGTTACACCGAACAAATTGCAGTCATAAACTACATGGAGAAGTTCCTCAGAGAGCATAAAGAT GTGCGTATAGTTATTATTGATAGTGTTACTTTCCACTTTCGACAAGATTTTGAAGATCTGGCACTGAGGACCAGAGTGCTAAGTGGATTATCATTGAAGTTAATGAAGATTGCAAAGACATATAACTTGGCA GTTGTCTTGTTGAACCAAGTCACTACTAAATTTACAGAAGGGTCATTTCAATTGACTCTTGCTCTAG GTGACAGCTGGTCCCACTCATGCACGAACCGGTTGATTCTGCACTGGAATGGGAACGAACGATACGCACATCTTGATAAGTCTCCTTCACTTCCAGTAGCCTCAGCACCGTATGCAGTGACAGGCAAAGGGATTAGAGATGCTGTGAGCTCAAACCACAAGCGAGCCCGAGTAACGTAG
- the LOC100284087 gene encoding DNA repair protein RAD51 isoform X1, which yields MGDQSGSRNGPQQKYVSGAQNAWDMFSDELSQKHITTGSGDLNDILGGGIHCKEVTEIGGVPGVGKTQLGIQLAINVQIPVECGGLGGKAVYIDTEGSFMVERVYQIAEGCIRDILEHFPHSHEKSSSVQKQLQPERFLADIYYFRICSYTEQIAVINYMEKFLREHKDVRIVIIDSVTFHFRQDFEDLALRTRVLSGLSLKLMKIAKTYNLAVVLLNQVTTKFTEGSFQLTLALVRLDGCVPRKEK from the exons ATGGGAGATCAATCTG GCTCTAGAAATGGACCACAACAGAAGTACGTTTCAGGAGCCCAGAATGCCTGGGATATGTTCTCTGATGAGCTGTCACAGAAACACATCACTACTGGTTCTGGTGACCTCAATGACATACTTGGTGGCGGGATTCACTGCAAAGAAGTTACTGAGATCG GTGGCGTCCCAGGGGTTGGTAAAACTCAACTGGG GATTCAACTAGCAATCAATGTACAAATCCCAGTGGAATGTGGTGGCCTTGGTGGGAAAGCAGTTTATATAG ATACAGAGGGCAGTTTCATGGTTGAACGTGTCTACCAGATTGCTGAAGGGTGTATTAGGGACATACTGGAGCACTTTCCGCACAGCCATGAGAAGTCCTCTTCTGTCCAAAAACAATTACAGCCTGAGCGTTTCCTGGCGGATATCTATTACTTCCGGATATGCAGTTACACCGAACAAATTGCAGTCATAAACTACATGGAGAAGTTCCTCAGAGAGCATAAAGAT GTGCGTATAGTTATTATTGATAGTGTTACTTTCCACTTTCGACAAGATTTTGAAGATCTGGCACTGAGGACCAGAGTGCTAAGTGGATTATCATTGAAGTTAATGAAGATTGCAAAGACATATAACTTGGCA GTTGTCTTGTTGAACCAAGTCACTACTAAATTTACAGAAGGGTCATTTCAATTGACTCTTGCTCTAG TGAGGTTGGATGGATGTGTGCCAAGAAAAGAAAAATAG